ATTTTAATTACCTTTGGCCGTGATGGATTCTTGCCGTCAGGTGTTGCTGGCGCATCAGGCATGATTGCAACATTACTTTTAGCAATCTGTTTATTTAGCCTTAACCGTAAAGCGGACTAAGGCTTAATACCTTATAAGTAATGTGCTTATTTAGATAAGTTATAAACATCGGCGTGTATTAGAGTGCTAATTCGCCGATGTTTTACGCTTGAAGTATACTCTTTGCGCATTCCAATTTTGCTCCCTCTTAGTAACCTAAATACTAACTCACAAAGAGGCTATGAGGCGCTGCGCTTTTAGAGGGCTAATAGATTGAATCAAAATTTATATGATTAGACGCTCTCTTTGACTGAATTGGCTTTTTCTAATGGTGCCTTGTTAATTTTCATTACTCATCGCTGTAATTAAGCTTTCAACAAACTCAAAACCACCATTACGACTAAATAATAAAATAAAAAACGCGAGTAAAAATAAACGTAAACTAGATTTGAGCTTAGCAATAGCTAGTAAACGTTGCGTATTCATATTGCTATCAAATAATGAACTAGAAAATACACTGATTAGAAATTTAAAATATGACAATTCTTTAGCAGTGCTATCTGCTAACCAAAAATGATTCAAAGCTTTAAATCCTACAACGAATCTTTGTACAGCTAATAAAAAAATAAGCATAGAACTACCAACAAGTAGCAAAATGGTATATCCATGTTCCAATGAAATTTGAGGCGTATTCATATATCCCTGTGCAAATTAACGCCCGAATAACAGGCTAAAAATTGTTGGCTAAAATGTTGAAGAACGAAAACAGCCAACTGTTTTTTATCCTTATTTATTAGCTTTTTATATACCATCTTCTTCTGCGGCACGTTGCTTTATTTTTGGTAATTGTATATGAAAAGTTATATACACAATTACTAAAGGGAAAAAGCCAACCCAAGTTAAGTCATGGAACACCCAAAAATATGCAAACCAAGTTTGAATACCAATTAAAGTAAACAATTTCAGTAATCGAGGAAAAAGTAAAAGACTCCCCATACCTAAAACAGGAAAAGCGAATATACAATTCCCAGCCAGTGATAGCAGAAAATACCCAAAGCTTTCAGGAAACTCTAAACCAACAACAAATTTAGAATAAATGAGATCTGCGTAGAAAGGCAATAAGCCTAACAAAACAAAATACGTTAAGAATTTTTCATCCTTTTTTATTTTATTATGTTGGCGGTTTCTCTCCGCTAATTTTTCGAGCGCATGCATTTCTGGAGATTCCTTTGCATATAACAGCTTATTGAAACCCACTTTGGGGGATTATAACACCCCAAAACGTCGTATATTACGTTGCTTGTAAATCACACCAAACAACTCGCTTATAATCAGACAATAACAATTGCTACTCATTAGCCTTTGTTATTTAACCCCAAAACGACTTTTAATAATGTTATGGGAATAATTGTAAATAACTTTATTTATACCCAGCCACTAATTAATTCTATTTTGTTAAACCCTAACCTTAACTAACTGATTTATTAAATTACCACTCATCTTGGAACCTGGTATCGTTCTCACACGGGTCACCATCTCTATCGCCATCCATTTTTGTATTTGGGCAGTTATTTATAAAAAATACCGCCTCTGCACGTGAAGTCATTTGGCTACAGTGCTGCCTGCCGTCGCAGGTAAAGTTTTGTGAGTTTTGAGGGATCACGATTTTTGGATATTGATCATCAAAGCTGGCTAAATCGGCGTTGGTAATAACAGGTGTTTGGCTATTAAATTGCTCGTTACTTTTATAATGGTTGTATTTATTTACTGCGATAAAGCCAAGCACGGCAATAATACTCATTGAGACGACTTTGCCTAAAAAGCTGTCGGTAAAATTAGATTTCGCAAAACGATGATGGTTTGATTTTTTATGTGTAACTTTAAGCGCAGCTACGCCTTCTATGCGGCAATTAACGGCTTTTGATTTACCATCGGGCTGTTTAGCTACTTCAAAATAAATAGTGTCGCCCACTTTGGGCTTGCGGCTCATGTGTTTGAGCGCTGAAATGTGTATAAAGGTGTCGTGCGCTTGGGTGTCTGATTTAATAAAACCAAAGCCCTTTTCGTCATTCCACGCTTTTAACAATCCTTTGTTCATTTTTATTCTTACCTTTAAGTAGCTTCTTTTAGCCAGTTTTATTAATCCTTGCTTAACATTAGCACACGTTCCCAATTTAACACCATCCTTTTTATTAGGTTATAAGCTACTGCTATTAATGTAGATTTTAAAAACAGGCTTTTATTTTTATAAAAAACACAAAAGCACACTTGCACATTTGTGCATATGTGATTATATTGCGACCTCAAACTTGGTTATATACATTAGAGGTTATTGTGAATACAGATAAAATGATGGTTGCACTGGATGAATTTATTCATGTTGGTGGAGGCTTAATATTAATTATTGCTGCTGTTTCAATTTTGACAGGATTGATCAGAGAGTTTGTGCCGCAGGACACACTTCAAGCTAAATTAACAAAGCATGATAAGTGGGGCTCACTGTTAGGAGCTAGTTTTGGTATGTTAACCCCTTTTTGTAGCGCTGCTGTAGTGCCTGTAACCATGGGCATGGCTACTATGGGTACATCGCTAGGTACTATTTTAAGCTTTTTAATTTCAGCCCCTTTATGTAACTTTATTGTACTTGCAATGATATATGCTGCATTTGGTTTTAAAGTGACTGCTATATATTTAGCACTAACCTTTAGTGCTGCTGTTATAGGTGGATGGCTAATATCTAAATCACCTTGGAAAAATGAAGTAAGACGTCGTGATGAATTAGAGCTGGCTACAAACGGCAAAAGCTGCAGTTCAAACTGCAGTACAGATAGTGCCGCAATATTGCACACTACGAATTCTGATAAGTTTAAAAATGTTTTAAAATTTGCTGTATCTTTATTTAAAAGAATTATTCCGTATGTGTTGTTAGGTGCATTAATTAGTGGTTTGTCGGCAGCATATTTACCAGCTGAATTAGTTGAAAAATACATAGGTGGCGGAGATTTAAGTTCCATTATTATTGCTGCGCTTATTGGTATTCCGCTTTATTTGAGAATAGAAATGGCTATCCCGCTTTTAAATGTGCTGATTTTAAAAGGTATGGGTATGGGTCCTGCTTTAGCACTTATTATTGGTGGTACAGGTGCGAGTTTACCTGAAATTGCTTTAGTTTCTTCGGTATTAAAAAGAAAGGCTGTATTAGCATTTGTATTAATTATTTTAACTACTGCAGTAACAGGCGGTGTCATTTTTCAATACATTATTTAATGTAATGGCGTGTTGTTCTTTGATGGTTGAATTTGCAGCAGTATGTTTGGTTTTTAGGCAAGGCAGAGCCTATGAAGTGTGGTTACTCCCCATAAATAGGCGATAACGCAGCATAAATGCCAAACATGCGCTGCCCTTCGGGTTCTGCCTAGGGGCGATAAACTCTTTGTTGTCTACATGGATGTAGGTAAGGGGCGTGAGCAGGATGCGGAAGCTTTACTCGGTTTTTTACTTATTCTTACATCGATGTAAGTCATTAGAATAACGCAGGAGCAGTTATCGAGCCCACTAGGTTACAAACCTCGTGCCGCGATTTAATCGCCCCTAGATTGAATAAATTTCAATCCGCAAAGGTCAACACGCCCTAGTAAGCACCACTTTTAAGTGGTGCTTACTATTTTTTGATGACGTAAAATTTTACAGCATAGGCTTAGCGTCTGTTAGTTTTGAGGAAGTTTTATTTAGGCTCTGGTATAATCCGTTCGTGAATTTTTATGGTATTTTATTATTATCAAGAAGGTACATAATGGATGAAATGTATATTGATGCGCTTAAGGCGTTATCAGATCCTACCCGTTTAAGATTATTTTGGTTAGTTGTTGATGCTGGCCAACGTATTAATGTTGCTGAAGCAATGGATATTATTGGTGATACCCAATATAACGTTTCTCGAAATCTTAAAATGCTTCATAAAGCAGGTTTACTTACTTTAGAAAAAAAAGGAAAGTGGGTTTACTATACACTTAAAGAGCAAAGCGCCCCGCACTGCCAAGCTTTAGTAAACTCTGTAAAGTTTTTACCTAAAGAAACGTTTTCTGATGTTACAACTCGCTGCATGATGCGTTTATCAATGCGTGTAAATGGAGAGTGTGTTATTGGCGCCAATAGTGAACAGTGGTTAGCGGCATTAAAAGCTGAAACATCAACAAAATAAATTATGTATTAGATGAATTTAATGCCATTTATTTTGATACGTGGCGGCCATTTGTCCTTTGCTCTACCACTGTTAACTTTACTTAACCGATTAGCTTAACAGCTTGTTTACACAGCATTTATCTATTAGATATTTCTATCTGAATTAAGCATTTTTAGTGTGATTTTTCATTCGTTATTTTCTTAATTTATCTATACAATCCTCACCTTATTTTTACGCACAGATTTCAAGTGATTATCGCATGTTACTAACCGTTGTTTATATTATTGGTATTACCGCAGAAGCCATGACCGGCGCACTTAGCGCAGGTAGAATGAAAATGGATTGGTTTGGTGTTGTACTGGTTGCCAGTGCTACGGCAATTGGGGGTGGCAGCGTGCGCGATATTTTACTAGGCAATTACCCACTTACCTGGGTTCAGCACCCAGAGTATTTATTAATTACTTGCGTAGCAGGCATTGTGACTACCTGGCTTGCTAAGTGGGTGGTTAAATTTAAAGGCATTTTTATGCGCTTAGATGCGCTGGGCCTTGCGGCATTTAGTATTATTGGTTGCCAAGTTGGGCTAAATATGGGGCTGCATTATGGTATTTGTGCAGTGGCTGCAGTTGTAACCGGTGTTTTTGGTGGCTTACTGCGAGATTTAATATGTCGCCAAGCGCCGCTTGTATTACATAACGAGCTATACGCGAGTGTATCGTTACTGGTTGCTTGCTTATATTTAGCGCTGCACCATTACAATATTGATGACAACATCAGCATTATTGTAAGCCTTGTTGCAGGCTATTTAATACGTATGGCGTCAATACGCTTTAAATGGCGCTTACCTACCTTTAGTTTATTAGAGCAGCACGCTAAATAACGTAGGCTTTAATAAAATTAAGGCAAGGTAAAAAGCCCGCCTTGTGTATTTTGTAATGCATTACTTTAATGCCCACTTACATCGCTCAGCGCGGTTTTTAAGTTGCTATTATTTTGCTTAAGTACGCTAAAACTGCCGTCGGTTTCTAGCACTACGGCGGCTACATCTTCTATGGCTAATATACCCGCGCCACGAATGGCGGCGCGAATTTCTGATTTAGTTACCCGCTGCGATTTAAGTGCCGCCGTGCAGTATTCACCATTACTCAGCAATAGCGTAGGCTCTGCTTTTATAAGCGAAGCAAATTTAGATGAGCGCACACTTAGCCACGTAATAACATATTGCAGCCCTATTAACACAATAAACGCGAGCATGCCCTCTAGCAGCGCGACACTTTTTGTAATGATCACCGAGGCTAAAATAGAGCCCAGCGCAATGGTGACTATAAAGTCGAACACGTTCCATTTAGATAGCGTACGCTTACCCGATACACGCAGCCAAAACACCAGCACGATATAACTCAGTACACCAATAATAAGTACGCGTAGTAAACCCTGCATATCATCAAAAAACATAGTCACTCCCTGTAATTAATTTAGGTATAGCCTTTAATTAAACCGTACATGCCTACAAATTAAAACTGTATGAATAAAACTGGCAGTAGTCAGTTAAAGCAGTTTAAATTTAAACAACGGTTGATTATGTTGGTTTAAGCATTATATCTAAGTTTTCGCTTCTTAATTTATACAAAGGATTACCATGTCTAGCTATAACGAATCTCCAGAGCAAATTGAACAGGCCACTAAAGGCTATGTGATGCAACAAACTATGTTGCGTATTAAAGATCCCAAGCCGTCGCTCGAATTTTATCAAAATGTATTAGGTATGAAGCTATTAGGTAAGTATGACTTTCCTGAAATGAAGTTTACGTTGTACTTTTTAGGCTACGAGCCAGAGCAGCCAGAAGGTGATGATAAAACAAAAGCTAAATGGGTATTTGGTCGCCCTGCTTTAATAGAGCTTACCCATAACTGGGGCACAGAAGACGACGATAGCTTTGAGGGTTACCACAGCGGTAACCAAGAGCCTAAAGGCTTTGGTCACATTGGTATTAGCGTACCCGATGTATACGCAGCCAGTGAGCGTTTTGAAAAGTACGATGTAGAGTTTGTTAAAAAGCCAGACGATGGCTCAATGAAGGGCTTAGCCTTTATAAAAGACCCAGACGGCTACTGGATTGAAATACTCTCACCAGAGGGCATTACTGATATTATTTTTGATAAATAACCAGCGCCCACATACTAAAAAGCCAGCTTTTACGCTGGCTTTTGTGTTTTTGAATAAGGGTTAGCTTATTTACGCAGGGCGTCTATTCGGGCATCAAGCGGTGGGTGAGATGAAAACAGCTCAGCCATACCTTTACCACTTGCTATACCAAAGGCCATCATAGAGCCTTGTAATTGCGATGGGTGGTTTTGCTTTAATCGCTCAAGGGCTGAACGCATTTTGTCTGCACCTACCAATTTAGCTGCGCCGCTGTCGGCTGCAAATTCACGCTTACGGCTGTAACTTGCTACCACTATGCTTGCAAGCACACCAAATACCACTTGGAATAGCATGTCGAATAAAAAGTAAGACCAGCTACTACCGCCCTCTTCTTCATCGCCATTTAAAAAGTTATCAACTATGCCTGCCAGTACTTTTGCGGCAAATATTACAAAGGTATTTACCACGCCTTGTATTAGCGTAAGCGTTACCATATCGCCGTTAGCTACGTGCGATACTTCGTGGGCAAGTACGGCCTCGGCTTGGTCTTGATTCATGTTATGTAATAAACCAGTGCTTACCGCCACCAGTGATTTGTTTTTACTTGGGCCGGTTGCAAAGGCGTTCATTTCTGGGCTGTCGTAAATTGCTACTTCAGGCATTTTTATACCTGCTTTTTGTGCTTGAGCCGATACGGTTTGTACAAGCCAGTGCTCGGTTTCATTGCGTGGTTGAGTAATCACCTGTGCGCCCGTTGATTTTTTAGCAATCCACTTAGACATAAATAACGAAATAAACGAACCACCAAAGCCAAATACAGAGGCTATAAGTAATATCCCGCCAAGGCTACGATGGCTTAAACCCAGCGCGCTCATTATTATTGAAAGCACTACACCTAATACCAACATAACCGCTAGGTTAGTTAATAAAAACAAAAATATACGTTTCATATTGTCCTCACAAAAATAGGTTTGATCACCGAACATAAAATTAAATTAGGTTAAAGCAATCACCACGCTTTGACACACTATGTCAAAGCGCTGGTGTTATTCTGTGACAAACTATGTCATAACGCAAGGGTTATTTGTGAGTTTACTAATAAATTTTTGAGTGGCGTTTAAAAAGGCACTAAAGCGTGGCGTAACAAGGTTATTAAATCTAGTTACGCTTATAAAAACAACTAGTTGCAGGGTTTTCCATTACTTTTAATGCAATTATTAACCGTTGCCATATCTGTAGGAAAACCACGCTCTTTTGCAAGTAATTGTGCCACCTTGGTTATATCGTCATGGTTGTGCTTGGCAAGATATGTCCACTGGTGATGAGTACGGTGCTGATTAATGTGCGTATCGTTGCTTATTAAGCCAAGTTTAGTAAATTCAGCCACTATTTCATCGGCTGCGATTAAGGTGGATGACGCTTTTACGTTTTCGGCTCGTGCGTAGCTAATATGCGAATATAAACTAACATCTGCAACGCGCAAGGTGTCATCTTCGCCTGGGATTTGCTGGCCACCAAATAAAGCATTGTTTTGCGTGTTGGCACTTTTAAATGCCGGAACAAACTCAGCTACATAATCAATGGCTTTTTGACTACGCTCAAGTAATACCTGCTGATCCCACCCATTGTTTATGTAATTTAAATATTTAGCTGGCAATTGCGGCTGTGCACTTTGCTCGTTGGTATCGGCTAAACCATCGTTAAACAAGGTAATTGAGTTAGTCATACCATGAATTTGATAATAGCCATTAGGATAAGGCGTTAGCTGTGCCATGCCCTCTGGAGTACCACGGTTACCATAAATAATAATTTCCGGTATTTGCCCACCAGCGCCCTGCCAATGAGTAATGTATGAAGCTTTAAATTCAACCATACGTTTTGCATCAACCCCTACCATATCGTCTACAATACCGGTTTGAAAGCCGCAGGCATTTATTAGGTAGTCAACTTCTATTGTTTGTATGGCGTTACTTTGAACACTTTGGTATTCAATTTTCCAGGTTGGCGGTTGATTATTGGCACTGGTTTGCTCAATTTGGCTAACCTGCTTTACCTCTGTGCTGGTAAGTACATTAGCGTGTTCGTACTGGGCAAGGGCAAGTTGGGCGCTGGCCGATAATCTAAAAATATTCCAACCGTATTCTTGTGCAACAATTAGCGGGTATTTTACTTTGTTCAAATTTAAGTGCTTAGCAACGGGGATCATCCACTCATCTAATGTTTTAGGCTCAGCAACCTGTTCTTTTTTATTCAGCGCTAGCATTTGCTCATAACTATATAGCTGGTAGTAATTGTCGGGCTCGCCAAGTACCTCGTTATTGCTGTCTTGCGCGACTAACGCTTTATATACTTGGGTAAGCTTATCTAGGCGTGGTAGTAAGTCTTCAGGTAAGTCGTTATCGCGTGTTGGCACTGCAAACACGGTTGGACGCACGTCTATGGTGTATGGGTATAAGCGAACAATATCAATACATTGTTTGAGTAAATCTATGCAGTCTTCGTCCGGTATTTCGCGGTATAAATTACCACCGGCATGCAAATGGCACATGGGTGGGCCATCTATCAGTGAGGTTTTTTGCTCAAAAATAGTGGTTTGAATGCCTAGCGCTGCTAATCGTATAGCTATTGTTGCCCCTGCTGTGCCGCCACCTAAAATACCTACATGGGTTTTATGCTGAGTACTTGGCTTTACCTCGGTTTCACCCGTTACCTGTGTAGTTTGATTAAAGCGATTAATATATGGGTGCGTCATGTAGCGGGGTTTTTCCTTGGTAGCGATAGCTTTAGCTTCTAATATGTGTACTAAGGGTGATATTTTCAAGGCGTAAATACAATTAATAAGCTCATGTATTTAATATAAAAACTGCTTTGTATTTAATACCCATCCTCAAAATAGATCACTTAATTATGCGGATTGGTATAAAAACACAAAGCAGCCACAGTTAGCTTTGTATATTGAGGGTATTAAGTAAGGTTTTGTATATTTGCAGTTTAGGGGTTTGCTCGCTGTATGGACTTATAGCCAAAATAGGAAATGGCAAGCGTGCTTTTAATGAATCAAGGTTAGCTTGGTATTCGTCCATATTTGGGTCTACTTGGTTGGCAATCCAGCCTACGCAGTTAATGCCTAAACTCTGCATATGGGCAGCGGTGAGTAAAGCATGGTTTAAGCAGCCTAGTTTCATGCCTACTACTAAAATTACGGGTAGTTGCTCGGCCTTAACCCAGTCGTATAAATAATCGGTATTATTTATTGGCAGTGCCCAGCCACCAGCACCTTCGGTTAGGTGGTAATCGGCTCCTTGTTGTTTAAGGGTGGAGTACGCTGCGCTTAGTTTATCAAGCGTAATGGTTATCCCTACTTGCTCTGCGGCGATATGCGGTGCAATGGGCGGCGCAAAAGCAAAGGGGTTTATTACATCGTATTTGGCACTTACCGTGGCGCTTTCCATCAGCATAAGTGCATCGGCATTTACTAGCTGATCAAACGCCATTTCGCAGCCTGCGGCCAGTGGCTTAAAGCCAATCGCATTTTTTTTATGTTGGGCAAGCAGCTTTAATAGCAAACTCGTAACGTGGGTTTTTCCGGCGTCGGTGTCGGTTCCGGTAATAAAAAATTCTTTCATTTTACTGCCTTGATTAATTTTAACCTGGCTACTTATGTTTTGGTAATCGGTTTTTTTAAGGATAATAATACCACATGGTACGACACACACGCTTGATTGTTTAATAGCGGATATGCATTACACACTTTTTGCAGAGCCAATTTAGTTAATAACCCTTGTCGTGAATTAGCATGGTTTTGCGTTGTAGCACCAATGGCTTTAATAGATTTAATAGCTTGTAACGGGCTTGAATAACAATCGGTATACATTACTTTTTGCGAGCTATTAATACTAAACCCCGCTTTTTGGACCGACTGGTTTATATGTTCGTGTGTATTAAAAGTATTTATATGGCTGCGGTTATCAAGCGCTGCAAATGCAGTTTGTATTTCATTAAGCGAACCCGCCACTACGGTACTTATATAGGCTTGCCCTCCTGGCTTTAAGCTTTTATAAAGCGCCTGCATTAATTTTTCAAAATTAGCCGACCACTGCACTGCAAAGTTACTAAATACGGTATCAATACTGTTTGCTTGTAGCGGCAGGTTATCCATATCCGCACAAATTTTGGGGGTAGTTAATAGCGAACTTTTAAGCATGTTTAAACTTAAATCTATAGCGATTACATGGCCGTATTGTTCGTTTAGCCGTGAAGTATTAACCAATGGCCCAGCCCCTAAATCTACACACAGTTTATTTTGGTCTTGTGGATGAATGTTTATTAATTTAAATAGGTCACGTGCTGCGAGTTTTTGTACGTTTGCATGGTTGTTGTAATTATCAGCCGCTTTAGAAAACTTATTGCATGCTCCTTTTTTAAGCGCTGAACGAGGGCATACTTGCTCACTGTGTTGCGGTACACTATTTATTGGCGAAAGCACCGGTTTTTTATCTAAAACCGGCTTATTGTGGGTATGAGCTAAGGCCTGCGCTCTCATGCTATAGCGCCTTTTAGCTGTTCAACAAGTTTACTTATATCTGTATGGGTATGCGCCGCGGTTAAAGTAACACGTAGCCGTGCGGTATTATGCGCTACCGTGGGTGGGCGAATAGCGGTTAACCAAATACCCTGCTTTTTTAGTTGCTCAGCGGCTTTAAGCGTTTGCTCAGCGCAACCAAGTACAATGGGCTGAATGGCAGTGCTTGACTCCATTACAGCAATGGCGTGTTTTTTACAAAGCTGCTTAAAAAAAGCAATATTACTACTAAGCTGCTGGCGTTTATCGTTGGCTGATTTAACCGCTTTTAAACGCGATAACGTAAGCGCTGCAATAAGCGGCGACATTGCGGTTGAATACGTGTAGTCGCGGTTAAACTGTAGCATGTAATTAATAAATTGGTTATTTGCCAATACACATGCGCCACTACTCGCTACTGCTTTTCCAAAGGTAATCACCAGTATATCGGGAAGTGCAAATCCCTCTTCTAACAAAGCCTCACAGCTACCTAAACCGGTTTTACCTAGTGCGCCAAAACCATGTGCATCGTCAATCATAAGCCAGGCATTATGCTCTTTTGCCAAAGCAAGCAGCTCTTTTAAAGGGGCGATATCGCCATCCATCGAAAACACCCCTTCACTAATAATAAGCTTATTGTGGGCTTTTGACTTTTCGAGCCGCGAACGCAAATGCTTTAAATCGTTATGATTAAAACGCACTAATGCGGCATTTGAGTGCATTGCACCATCAATTAAGCTGGCATGATTTAGCTTATCTTGAAAAATAGCACTGTTTTGCGCGGCGGCTTTGTCTTGAAACAGCGCTTTAATTACACTGCTATTTGCACTAAATCCCGAGTTAAACAACATACCTGCCTCGTAGCCAAGTTGCTCACATAGGTAGTGTTCTAGCTGTTGTTGCTGCGCTTGATAACCTGTAACTAATGGCGAGCTATGGCTACCAAGTGCTTGGCTTTGCTCAAGGTTTAATTTGTACTCGCCAAAGCCTAAGTAGTCATTACTGGCAAAATTAAGGTAAGTTGTGTTATTTACCGTAATAGTACGTGCTGTGGCGCTTTGCACCACATGGCGTTTACGTAATAACGCATCTTGCTGGCGCGCTTGAATATGCGTATTTATAAATTCAAATGGCATAAAAGTTAAACTTAAGCTTCGTAAAACAGTTCTGACGTTGCTTTATCAGCTACTTGTGATGAAAGCGAGGCGGCTACGGCTTCGTCTGAATAGTCTTGGTGTTTTTCAGGGTTCATACCTAATTTTTTTATGAGCTTCATATCGGCATCGGCCTCTGGGTTTTCGGTAGTGAGTAGCTTATCACCATAAAATATTGAGTTAGCCCCTGCAAAAAAACACATAGATTGCATTTGCTCGTTCATGGCGCTGCGCCCTGCCGATAAACGCACGTAGCTGTGTGGCATCATAATGCGGGCTGTTGCAATGGTACGTATAAATTCAAAATGATCTAAATCGTCTACGTTTTCAAGCGGTGTGCCTTTTACTTTTACCAGCATATTAATAGGTACGCTTTCAGGTTGTTGTGGTAAATTTGCTAGCTGCATTAGTAAACCGTATCGGTCGCTTGCTTGCTCGCCCATGCCTACAATACCGCCTGAACACACTTTCATGCCCGCATCACGCACATGATCTATGGTGTTTAATCTGTCTTCAAAGGTGCGCGTAGATATAATTTGCTCGTAATACTCAGGCGAAGTGTCGAGGTTATGATTGTAGTAATCAAGGCCGGCATTACTGAGTTCATGTGCTTTTTCGTTGGTGAGTTTTCCAAGGGTCATACAGGTTTCTAGGCCAAGTTCTTTTACTTCTTTTACCATTTTAGAAATATAAGGCATGTCTCTGTCTTTAGGATCTGACCATGCTGCCCCCATACAAAAGCGGGTTGCGCCTTTTTGTTTAGCTAGGCGTGCTTGCTCTACCACTTTTTCTACTTCTAGCAGGCGCTCGCGTTCTAGGTCGGTTTTATAATGCCCCGATTGCGGACAGTATTTGCAATCCTCTGGGCAAGCCCCTGTTTTAATTGATAGTAAAGTAGATATTTGTACTTCGTTAGGATTAAAATTAGCACGGTGAACCGACGCGGCTTTAAAGAGTAAATCGTTAAATGGCATTTCAAATAATGCCTTTACTTGAGCGTGGGTCCAATCGTGGCGAACAGGTGCATGTTCCATATTAGTCTCTTATTTTTTCTCAGTGGTGATGTTGGATTAGTCTACGTCTTGAAGTACCATTGTCAACGAAACCAACCAAGTTAAAGTTTACATATGAACAAAAAACAAACGATTGACCTTGATTTTGATCGTGACCATATTTGGCACCCTTACACTTCAATGACACAGCCTATTCCGGTTTACCCTGTTACTCATGCAAATCATAATTTAATTTACCTAGAAACCGGTGAGCAACTCATTGATGGCATGGCCTCATGGTGGAGTGCAATACATGGCTATAATCACCCGGTTTTAAATAACGCCATGGTTGAACAAATGAATAACATGAGCCATGTCATGTTTGGCGGCATTACCCATAACAGCGCGGTAGAGCTGTGTAAAAGGCTTATTACAATTACCCCCAAAAGTTTAACTAAGGTGTTTTTAGCCGATAGCGGCTCGGTAAGTGTAGAAGTAGCGATAAAAATGGCGCTGCAATATTGGCTAAGCCAAGGCATTAACACAAAACAAAAATTAATGACGCCGTATAAGGGTTATCATGGTGATACATTTGCTGCTATGAGCGTGTGCGACCCCGTTAATTCTATGCACAGTTTGTACAAGGGGTTT
The genomic region above belongs to Pseudoalteromonas sp. MM1 and contains:
- a CDS encoding trimeric intracellular cation channel family protein encodes the protein MLLTVVYIIGITAEAMTGALSAGRMKMDWFGVVLVASATAIGGGSVRDILLGNYPLTWVQHPEYLLITCVAGIVTTWLAKWVVKFKGIFMRLDALGLAAFSIIGCQVGLNMGLHYGICAVAAVVTGVFGGLLRDLICRQAPLVLHNELYASVSLLVACLYLALHHYNIDDNISIIVSLVAGYLIRMASIRFKWRLPTFSLLEQHAK
- a CDS encoding metalloregulator ArsR/SmtB family transcription factor, which codes for MDEMYIDALKALSDPTRLRLFWLVVDAGQRINVAEAMDIIGDTQYNVSRNLKMLHKAGLLTLEKKGKWVYYTLKEQSAPHCQALVNSVKFLPKETFSDVTTRCMMRLSMRVNGECVIGANSEQWLAALKAETSTK
- a CDS encoding permease, giving the protein MNTDKMMVALDEFIHVGGGLILIIAAVSILTGLIREFVPQDTLQAKLTKHDKWGSLLGASFGMLTPFCSAAVVPVTMGMATMGTSLGTILSFLISAPLCNFIVLAMIYAAFGFKVTAIYLALTFSAAVIGGWLISKSPWKNEVRRRDELELATNGKSCSSNCSTDSAAILHTTNSDKFKNVLKFAVSLFKRIIPYVLLGALISGLSAAYLPAELVEKYIGGGDLSSIIIAALIGIPLYLRIEMAIPLLNVLILKGMGMGPALALIIGGTGASLPEIALVSSVLKRKAVLAFVLIILTTAVTGGVIFQYII
- a CDS encoding cold shock domain-containing protein; amino-acid sequence: MNKGLLKAWNDEKGFGFIKSDTQAHDTFIHISALKHMSRKPKVGDTIYFEVAKQPDGKSKAVNCRIEGVAALKVTHKKSNHHRFAKSNFTDSFLGKVVSMSIIAVLGFIAVNKYNHYKSNEQFNSQTPVITNADLASFDDQYPKIVIPQNSQNFTCDGRQHCSQMTSRAEAVFFINNCPNTKMDGDRDGDPCENDTRFQDEW
- the htpX gene encoding protease HtpX; the protein is MKRIFLFLLTNLAVMLVLGVVLSIIMSALGLSHRSLGGILLIASVFGFGGSFISLFMSKWIAKKSTGAQVITQPRNETEHWLVQTVSAQAQKAGIKMPEVAIYDSPEMNAFATGPSKNKSLVAVSTGLLHNMNQDQAEAVLAHEVSHVANGDMVTLTLIQGVVNTFVIFAAKVLAGIVDNFLNGDEEEGGSSWSYFLFDMLFQVVFGVLASIVVASYSRKREFAADSGAAKLVGADKMRSALERLKQNHPSQLQGSMMAFGIASGKGMAELFSSHPPLDARIDALRK
- the gloA gene encoding lactoylglutathione lyase, encoding MSSYNESPEQIEQATKGYVMQQTMLRIKDPKPSLEFYQNVLGMKLLGKYDFPEMKFTLYFLGYEPEQPEGDDKTKAKWVFGRPALIELTHNWGTEDDDSFEGYHSGNQEPKGFGHIGISVPDVYAASERFEKYDVEFVKKPDDGSMKGLAFIKDPDGYWIEILSPEGITDIIFDK
- a CDS encoding DUF421 domain-containing protein codes for the protein MFFDDMQGLLRVLIIGVLSYIVLVFWLRVSGKRTLSKWNVFDFIVTIALGSILASVIITKSVALLEGMLAFIVLIGLQYVITWLSVRSSKFASLIKAEPTLLLSNGEYCTAALKSQRVTKSEIRAAIRGAGILAIEDVAAVVLETDGSFSVLKQNNSNLKTALSDVSGH